Genomic window (Acidobacteriaceae bacterium):
CTTCTGGATCATGGCGCTCGTCTTTGCCCTGTTTGCACTCACGACGCTGAAGCTGCGATAAACGAGAGGCAGCTTCAAGAACAATATGGAACTCAAGAACAAGCGTGTACTCGTAGTTGGCCTCGGCAAGAGCGGCATCGCCGCCGCGCGTTTCCTCAAAGCGCGTGGCGCTCAAGTGACCGTAAGCGACATCCGCCCCGCGGGCCTCATCGCAGAACTTCCCGCGCTGCTCGACGCTGGCATCATGGTCGAAACCGGAAGCCATGGCCTGCTGACCTTCCGGCGCCAGCACCTCATCGTCGTCTCACCCGGCGTGCCACTGAACACCCCGGAGCTTTCGACCGTCCGCGCGTTCGGCATTCCCATCATTGGCGAGTTCGAACTCGGAGCGCAATTTCTCCAAGGCCAGGTCGTTGCCATCACCGGCTCAAACGGCAAGACCACCACCACGACACTCATCGGCGAAATTCTCAAAGCCAGCGGCAAGCCAACACTCGTCGGCGGCAACATCGGCCGCCCCGTCGTCGACATGGTCGCTGAAGCAACTACCGAGACCTGGAGCGTGCTTGAGGTCTCGAGCTTCCAGCTGGAGACGATCCAGACCTTCCGCCCAAAGATCGCACTCGTCCTCAACATCACGCCCGACCATCTCGACCGCCACGGCAGCTTCGAGGCCTACGCCGCCGCCAAGACGCGCATCACCGAAAACCAGACCGCCGACGACTTCCTGATCCTCAACGCCGAAGACGAGCCGACAAAACTCGTCGCCGCGAAAACAAAAGCGCAGATCTATTGGTTCAGTCCGCGTCGCCAGGTCAAGCAAGGTGCGTTCGTGCACGGCGAGAGCATCTTCTTCCGCGCGAAAGAAAACGGCGAGGCCGAACCGATCATGCCTGTCAGCGAAATCCCGCTCGCCGGCGCGCACAACGTCGAAAACGTCCTCGCCGCCGTCTGCGCCGCGCGCCTGGCAGGAGTCGATGCGCAGGTGATCCGCGAGGCCGTCGCAGCGTTCCACGCAGTCGAGCATCGTCTGGAGTTCGTGCGCGAGCTGAACGGCGTGCGCTGGTTCAACGACTCGAAGGCGACCAACGTCGACGCAACAGCGAAAGCGATCGAGGCTTTCCCCGGCGGCATTTATCTGATCCTCGGTGGCAAGGACAAGGACTCGGACTATACCACCCTCTCGCCGCTGCTGCGCGCTCGCGTCAAGACGGTTATCACCATTGGTTCGGCGGCGGAAAAGATCGAGTCACATCTCGCCGGCGTCGTGAAGATAGAGAAAGCTGAAACGATGGATCGAGCGGTCGCCTGGGCGCGGCAAGAAGCCAAATCGGGCGATGTGGTTCTGCTCGCGCCGGCGTGCTCCAGCTTCGATCAGTTTGAGAACTACGAGCATCGCGGCCGCGTCTTCAAGCAACTCGTCGGCGCGCTGGAGTAGGGCAGGGAATGGCAAAGCGCGTCGGCGTCGATAAATGGTTGTTTGGCACGGTGCTGTTGCTGGTGCTGTTCGGGCTGGTGTGCGTCTTCTCCGCGTCCGCAGTCATGGCGAAGGCCACGCTCGGCTCGCCCTACGCATTCGTCTCGAAGCAGGCCATCTGGGCCGCGCTGGGCATGGTTGCGCTCTTCGGCCTCATGCGCGTCGACTACCGCAAGTACAACAACCCGCGACTCATCTTCCCAATGATGGCGGTTACAGCGCTGATGCTGCTCGGCGTCTTCGCCTGGGGCAGCATGAACGGCGCTCATCGCTGGCTGCATCTGGGTCCTGCATCACTTCAGCCATCTGAACTCGCGAAGCCTGTCATCGTCTTCTTCCTCGCGTGGTTCCTTCAAACGCGCATCCATGCGATCGACAACGTGAAGGAAACAATCCTTCCCGCAGTGATTCCGCCACTCGTCTACATCCTGCTGATCCTCAAGGAGCCCGACCTCGGTACAGCGATGGTCTGCGCTGCCGTGCTGCTGCTGATGCTGTATCTCGCGGGCCTGCAGATGAAGTGGATCGGCCTGGCACTCGCCGCCGCGGCGCCAGTGCTCTATTACATGCTCTTCCACGTAGCCTTTCGCGCTGCGCGCATGAAGGCCTTCCTGAATCCAGAAGCCGATCCCAAGGGCGCGGGCTTCCACATCATGCAGTCGCTCATCGCCGTCGGCTCCGGCGGTATCTTCGGCCGCGGTCTCACCGAAGGAATCCAGAAACTCTTCTTCCTTCCCGAGCCGCATACAGACTTCATCTTCGCGAACATCTGCGAGGAGCTGGGCCTCATCGGCGCAATCTGCGTCGTGACCGCCTTCTGCATCCTCGGCTATCGCGGTCTCCGCGCCGCGTTCCTGTCCACCGATCCCTTCGCGCGCTTCCTCGCCTTCGGCCTTACCACCGCGATTTTGGTGCAGGCATTTTTCAACATGAGTGTTGTGGTTGCGCTGCTCCCGACCAAAGGCATCACCCTGCCGTTCATCTCGTCCGGCGGAACGAGTGTGTTCGTTACGCTGGCGTGCATGGGCGTGCTGCTGAACGTCACGCGCGAGATTGATTGATGCAGCCAGTCAGCGAGCCAGCCAGCCAGCCAGTCAGCGGTTTGCGAATCGTAATCGCCGGCGGCGGAACTGGCGGCCACGTCATCCCGGCGCTCGCGATCGGCCGTGAACTCCGGGACAAGCATGGCGCTGACGTCCTCTTCATCGGCACGGCGCGCGGACTCGAGACAAAGCTGGTCCCCGAAGCCGGCTTCCGGCTGGAGCTCGTGCGCTCCGGGCAACTGAAGAATGTCAGCCTGAAGACACGTCTCAAGACCTTCGGCGATCTCCCCCTCGGCGTGCTGCACTGCATGCGCCTGCTGAAAGAGTTTCGTCCGCAGGTCGTGATTGGTGTTGGCGGCTATGCCAGCGGGCCCGCGATGATCGCCGCACTCCTGAAGCGGATTCCGACGCTGGCGTATGAACCGAATGCGGTTCCCGGGATGACCAACAAGCTGCTCGGCAAGCGTGTGAGCGCGGCCGCCGTGAACTTCGCGGTGACAGCAAAGTTCTTTCGCAACGCCGAAGTCACAGGCGTCCCGGTGCGCCAGGAGATCTTTCATCTGCCGCCAAGGCCGCTCGGCGCGCCACCGCGGCTGCTCGTAACCGCCGGCAGCCAGGGCGCCGCGGTCTTCAACGACGTGCTGCCGAGGATCATCTCCGGCCTGCTGCGCCAGGTGCCCGGCCTGACAATCGTCCATCAGGCAGGCGCTCGGCATCTTGAGACGACTCGAGCCGCCTTTGCGGCAAGCGGTGCCGACCCGACGCGCTGGAGCGTGGAGGCGTTCCTCACCGACATGCCCGTCCAGTACGCTGCAGCGGACCTCGTTCTCGCTCGCTCCGGGAGCACCGTTGCGGAGCTTTGCGCGGCCGGCAAGCCTTCGCTACTCGTACCCTTCCCCCAGGCCGCTGACGATCATCAGCGCAAGAACGCAGAGGTGCTGGCCACCGCCGGCGCGGCGGTAATGTTGCTGCAGCGCGACGCGACGCCCGAGGCGATGGAACAGATGCTGGTAAACCTGCTCCACGATGCTGAGAAGCGCAAGCGGATGGCAGCGGCGGCCAGGAAGCTCGCACGCCCCGGAGCCCTGCAGCGCATTGCAGACATGGTCCTGCGGTTAGCTGC
Coding sequences:
- the murD gene encoding UDP-N-acetylmuramoyl-L-alanine--D-glutamate ligase, whose translation is MELKNKRVLVVGLGKSGIAAARFLKARGAQVTVSDIRPAGLIAELPALLDAGIMVETGSHGLLTFRRQHLIVVSPGVPLNTPELSTVRAFGIPIIGEFELGAQFLQGQVVAITGSNGKTTTTTLIGEILKASGKPTLVGGNIGRPVVDMVAEATTETWSVLEVSSFQLETIQTFRPKIALVLNITPDHLDRHGSFEAYAAAKTRITENQTADDFLILNAEDEPTKLVAAKTKAQIYWFSPRRQVKQGAFVHGESIFFRAKENGEAEPIMPVSEIPLAGAHNVENVLAAVCAARLAGVDAQVIREAVAAFHAVEHRLEFVRELNGVRWFNDSKATNVDATAKAIEAFPGGIYLILGGKDKDSDYTTLSPLLRARVKTVITIGSAAEKIESHLAGVVKIEKAETMDRAVAWARQEAKSGDVVLLAPACSSFDQFENYEHRGRVFKQLVGALE
- the ftsW gene encoding putative lipid II flippase FtsW, with translation MAKRVGVDKWLFGTVLLLVLFGLVCVFSASAVMAKATLGSPYAFVSKQAIWAALGMVALFGLMRVDYRKYNNPRLIFPMMAVTALMLLGVFAWGSMNGAHRWLHLGPASLQPSELAKPVIVFFLAWFLQTRIHAIDNVKETILPAVIPPLVYILLILKEPDLGTAMVCAAVLLLMLYLAGLQMKWIGLALAAAAPVLYYMLFHVAFRAARMKAFLNPEADPKGAGFHIMQSLIAVGSGGIFGRGLTEGIQKLFFLPEPHTDFIFANICEELGLIGAICVVTAFCILGYRGLRAAFLSTDPFARFLAFGLTTAILVQAFFNMSVVVALLPTKGITLPFISSGGTSVFVTLACMGVLLNVTREID
- the murG gene encoding undecaprenyldiphospho-muramoylpentapeptide beta-N-acetylglucosaminyltransferase, which gives rise to MQPVSEPASQPVSGLRIVIAGGGTGGHVIPALAIGRELRDKHGADVLFIGTARGLETKLVPEAGFRLELVRSGQLKNVSLKTRLKTFGDLPLGVLHCMRLLKEFRPQVVIGVGGYASGPAMIAALLKRIPTLAYEPNAVPGMTNKLLGKRVSAAAVNFAVTAKFFRNAEVTGVPVRQEIFHLPPRPLGAPPRLLVTAGSQGAAVFNDVLPRIISGLLRQVPGLTIVHQAGARHLETTRAAFAASGADPTRWSVEAFLTDMPVQYAAADLVLARSGSTVAELCAAGKPSLLVPFPQAADDHQRKNAEVLATAGAAVMLLQRDATPEAMEQMLVNLLHDAEKRKRMAAAARKLARPGALQRIADMVLRLAATRPID